In Microplitis mediator isolate UGA2020A chromosome 2, iyMicMedi2.1, whole genome shotgun sequence, a single window of DNA contains:
- the LOC130678486 gene encoding transcription initiation factor TFIID subunit 10-like: MDSKNNDMDTSGSLNDEEIKTAGQPLSDFLLQLEDYTPTIPDAVSEHYLRTAGFNTADPRIVRLISLAAQKFISEIANDALQHCKTRGANQNTKSKGKDRRYTLTMEDLIPAVAEYGIVVKKPHYFV; the protein is encoded by the exons ATGGATTCGAAAAATAATGACATGGACACATCAGGATCGTTGAATGACGAGGAAATAAAAACAGCAGGACAGCCATTGTCAGATTTCCTGCTTCAACTGGAGGACTACACACCCACT atTCCTGATGCTGTGAGCGAGCACTATCTGCGGACAGCAGGTTTTAACACAGCTGATCCAAGAAT tgttcGATTGATATCATTAGCTgcccaaaaatttatttctgaaatAGCAAATGACGCTCTCCAGCATTGTAAAACACGTGGAGCAAATCAAAATACTAAATCAAAAGGCAAAGATCGTCGTTACACTCTAACAATGGAGGATTTGATACCCGCAGTAGCTGAATATGGAATAGTTGTTAAGAAACCccattattttgtttaa
- the LOC130678679 gene encoding GRB10-interacting GYF protein 2-like — protein MTDSMKFGPEWLRNLAGDSCNSGASGGGTANLITPRYQLAEHRYGREEMLALFDRNCKPPESIVGLQMLYVEKTQLPLAFIPETEDETRLRNSGLSSTGGRGRGGSVDRGGRIRTGRGGMYSSHFSRGFDDSGDGGNRIDAQSYPGRNRNFDRSQSERGWSERNGNIESNDWNGSTSPRKELSRGTSGSSLMESNWRRHRGTGDEEEGWRSNNSRSEKWIRGSWRDGGGSDRDRLDRADAEGDDNRISGRWETRASHRSSHDSTHHHHPPPSRTSRTWESNHHDNHDNLPEWATENPAESGGSFDASGAFHGGMFSDDDDEGTAGNHSNRTRRISEGTNSTNIKSGKPTSYSNNMNQNAHRPKINNDSINHTAARERPKSLHPFENKENSSEQGRADPSSKQSVTSTSSNPLTKSNTTSSINTTAKKVSNVVINSTKITPESERIQLPQRSKSFVELPSKNNNTNSNSSGSIPINSQQTNPVSRGSIQKNELLQTNLQNTLKKTAAATPVTTAAATNAAPHRPTLPQKLDDDLDGKNDADMQSFVAKLMADEESHREESSHVLPSVVNHVPPLASAASQEKWFYRDPQGEVQGPFIASEMAEWCKAGYFTPNLLVRRTCDDRYATLGDLMKLYGRVPFTPGPPIPPLKITEPVLPTIPPPVPTGLPGSALPKPGIEDPLLLLQYQQLQMIQNHQLLIRQMKNSAIAKLSQSENWSGLTPMEQNQLVMQCVMQNAEVRDISLAGNPFVSPLAAAPPPATNPVMQLFNQMQQAKVQSENHLPPNPHPVPPVLNPTPTLDPIQQLIQQMGGIQNLPGPPQPSINPSPIQQQQSAPEEDPIKSLLRQLHINANGHSQSHQMDSIWPQPPPQINPQFNAQSWLAQVGPLPAMPPGQMPNSLWDLHAKEIKTEQQILEEQNIRVQERKEELRKQEELKRQAEDASAKRKLEEEQNKKLEEAQRKEEERKRKEEEKRLKMEEKRKQEEEQKKKEDKKRKEEERKREEKRKQDEENNKKKQEEERKKREEAKKQEEKLRKEEEKRKKVEEEQRRLEEERLKREEEVRKKAEAEEQARRAEQRRREAEALKKLQEKSKAPWAQAPHAPPPASHASLAEIQRLEREKKAEELRLQQLLQQQLAQQKALEAAKEAAVAAESSKRLPFKWAEKAVPTTNHPQVKSLAQIQQEEQERIAKVKLQEKERSEKANQKEAAVVMQNAGIWGSASQSLNWTSNVNSASDASKFGSKAWTGSGFWDEPVAVKPAAPVKQPAKNSAVKATSQQHQQQQQQQQQMQQQAQQNNKPTKNKAKKEEETVKKLFENNTAKADDFTQWCNRTLSGLQVSVDVPTFVGFLRDIESAYEVKEYIKMYLGDNKQCTEFAKQFLEKRSKWRSSQRPQTEADDLCKPAPAINPNAPTEFQEVKGKSKKPKKGKMFKVDNRILGFSVTAATDRINVGDRDYGEGV, from the exons ATGACGGACTCGATGAAATTTGGTCCAGAGTg GTTGCGCAATCTGGCTGGAGACAGTTGTAATTCAGGAGCCAGTGGTGGAGGGACGGCAAACTTGATTACACCCCGGTATCAGTTGGCGGAGCATAGATACGGTAGGGAAGAGATGTTGGCGCTTTTTGACCGTAATTGCAAGCCGCCGGAGAGTATAGTTGGTTTGCAAATGCTTTATGTTGAAAAAACTCAGCTGCCACTTGCGTTCATACCTGAAACAGAGGATGAAacg cgTTTACGAAACAGCGGATTGAGTAGCACTGGTGGACGTGGACGCGGCGGAAGCGTTGATCGTGGAGGGCGCATAAGAACCGGACGAGGAGGAATGTACTCGTCTCATTTTTCACGTGGTTTTGACGATTCCGGTGACGGCGGGAATAGAATCGACGCACAGTCATATCCAGGACGAAATCGAAATTTCGACAGGTCACAAAGTGAACGCGGTTGGTCAGAGCGCAACGGTAATATTGAATCTAACGACTGGAATGGCTCGACTAGTCCGCGGAAAGAACTCAGTCGCGGTACTAGCGGGAGTTCTCTGATGGAAAGTAATTGGAGACGACATCGAGGTACCGGTGATGAGGAAGAAGGTTGGAGATCTAACAACAGTCGCAGTGAAAAGTGGA TAAGGGGCAGTTGGCGCGATGGGGGCGGCTCGGACAGAGATAGGCTGGATAGAGCCGATGCCGAAGGGGATGATAATCGTATCAGTGGACGATGGGAAACACGAGCAAGTCATAGATCCTCTCATGATTCgactcatcatcatcatcctcCTCCCTCTCGTACTTCTAGAACTTGGGAGTCTAATCATCACGACAACCATGACAATTTACCGgaatg gGCGACAGAGAATCCGGCGGAGAGTGGGGGAAGTTTTGATGCCTCGGGTGCTTTTCACGGCGGCATGTTCTCTGACGACGATGATGAGGGTACTGCTGGTAATCACTCAAATCGTACTCGACGTATTTCCGAAGGCACCAACAGTACAAATATTAAATCCGGCAAACCGACGTCTTATAGCAATAATATGAATCAGAATGCTCATCggccaaaaataaataacgattCTATTAACCACACGGCAGCCAGAGAAAGACCTAAATCTTTGCATCCGTTtgagaataaagaaaattcatCTGAACAAGGGCGTGCTGATCCATCGTCAAAACAATCTGTTACTTCGACTAGCAGTAATCCGCTGACGAAGTCTAATACCACGTCGTCGATTAATACAACGGCGAAAAAGGTATCGAACGTTGTTATCAATTCAACGAAGATAACTCCCGAATCGGAGAGAATCCAGCTTCCTCAACGCTCAAAGTCTTTCGTAGAGTTGCcgagtaaaaataacaataccAATAGTAATAGCAGTGGCAGTATTCCTATTAATTCTCAGCAGACTAATCCAGTTTCTCGTGGttcgattcaaaaaaatgagCTGCTGCAAACGAATCTCCAAAATACTTTGAAGAAGACTGCTGCTGCTACTCCAgtaacaacagcagcagctaCTAACGCTGCTCCTCACCGACCTACTCTACCCCAGAAACTCGATGACGACTTGGATGGAAAAAACGACGCTGACATGCAGAGTTTCGTGGCGAAGCTCATGGCCGACGAGGAGAGCCATCGCGAGGAATCGAGTCATGTGCTTCCATCGGTGGTCAATCATGTACCGCCGTTAGCTAGTGCCGCATCACAAGAAAAATGGTTCTACCGAGACCCCCAGGGTGAGGTCCAGGGACCATTTATCGCTAGTGAAATGGCTGAATGGTGTAAAGCTGGTTATTTTACCCCAAATTTACTTGTCAGAAGAACATGCGACGACAGATACGCGACTCTTGGAGATCTCATGAAACTCTATGGTAGAGTGCCATTTACACCGGGTCCGCCTATCCCACCGTTAAAAATTACGGAACCGGTGTTACCGACTATACCGCCTCCAGTACCCACAGGATTACCTGGCAGTGCCTTACCCAAACCAGGAATAGAGGATCCACTATTATTACTTCAGTATCAACAATTACAAATGATCCAAAATCACCAATTGCTAATACGTCAGATGAAAAATTCAGCGATTGCAAAACTATCGCAGTCAGAAAATTGGTCTGGATTGACTCCTATGGAGCAAAATCAATTAGTTATGCAGTGCGTTATGCAAAATGCTGAGGTCAGAGATATATCATTAGCGGGTAATCCCTTTGTGAGTCCGCTTGCTGCCGCCCCACCACCCGCAACAAATCCTGTTATGCAGCTTTTTAATCAAATGCAACAGGCAAAGGTCCAGAGTGAAAACCATTTACCGCCTAATCCTCATCCAGTACCACCGGTGCTAAATCCAACACCAACTTTGGATCCTATTCAACAGCTTATACAACAAATGGGCGGTATTCAAAATCTACCAGGACCACCACAACCTAGTATTAATCCGTCGCCGATACAACAACAGCAGTCGGCTCCCGAGGAAGATCCTATTAAATCACTATTGCGTCAACTTCATATCAATGCCAATGGGCATTCACAATCCCATCAGATGGACTCTATCTGGCCACAGCCACCGCCACAAATCAACCCACAGTTCAATGCCCAAAGCTGGCTGGCACAG GTTGGTCCATTACCTGCAATGCCTCCAGGCCAAATGCCTAATTCATTGTGGGACTTACATGCTAAGGAAATAAAGACTGAACAGCAGATATTA gaaGAGCAAAACATTAGAGTACAGGAGAGAAAAGAGGAACTTCGTAAGCAGGAAGAGCTGAAGAGACAAGCGGAAGATGCGAGCGCCAAAAGAAAACTCGAagaagagcaaaataaaaaattggaagAAGCTCAGCGCAAAGAGGAAGAACGTAAACGAAAGGAAGAAGAAAAGAGACTGAAGATGGAGGAAAAACGTAAGCAGGAAGAAGAACAGAAAAAGAAAGAGGACAAAAAACGAAAGGAAGAAGAAAGAAAACGGGAAGAAAAGCGTAAGCAGGAtgaggaaaataataaaaagaagcAGGAAGAGGAAAGGAAGAAACGCGAGGAAGCTAAAAAACAGGAAGAAAAGTTGAGAAAAGAGGAGGAAAAACGGAAGAAAGTTGAGGAAGAGCAGAGACGTCTTGAGGAAGAGAGACTCAAGAGGGAAGAAGAAGTTCGTAAGAAAGCTGAAGCAGAGGAACAGGCACGACGTGCTGAGCAACGACGTCGGGAAGCTGAGGCTTTGAAGAAATTGCAGGAAAAGAGTAAAGCTCCGTGGGCACAAGCGCCGCACGCACCTCCACCAGCATCTCATGCTTCACTGGCTGAAATCCAGCGGCTGGAACGTGAGAAAAAAGCCGAAGAGTTGCGTCTCCAACAGCTCTTGCAGCAGCAGCTCGCTCAGCAGAAAGCCCTTGAAGCCGCCAAGGAAGCAGCAGTTGCCGCTGAATCATCCAAACGGTTACCTTTCAAGTGGGCTGAGAAAGCCGTTCCAACCACAAACCATCCGCAGGTCAAAAGCTTGGCACAGATCCAGCAGGAAGAGCAGGAGCGCATTGCCAAAGTGAAACTCCAGGAGAAGGAACGCAGCGAGAAAGCAAATCAAAAAGAAGCCGCCGTTGTCATGCAGAACGCCGGTATCTGGGGCAGTGCATCTCAGTCTCTCAACTGGACAAGTAACGTCAATTCAGCGAGTGACGCTTCGAAGTTTGGCAGCAAAGCTTGGACTGGAAGTGGCTTCTGGGATGAGCCGGTAGCTGTCAAACCCGCTGCACCTGTCAAACAACCCGCTAAAAATTCAGCTGTCAAAGCAACAAGTCAACAGCatcaacaacagcaacagcagcagcagcagatGCAGCAACAAGCTCAGCAGAATAACAAACCAACTAAAAATAAAGCCAAGAAAGAAGAAGAGACTGTAAAAAAACTCTTTGAGAACAACACTGCCAAGGCGGATGACTTTACTCAGTGGTGTAATCGTACACTATCCGGGCTTCAAGTATCCGTAgatg TTCCTACGTTTGTTGGATTTTTACGAGACATCGAATCAGCTTACGAAgttaaagagtatattaaaatgtATTTGGGTGATAATAAACAATGTACAGAATTCgcaaaacaatttttggaaaaacgcAGCAAGTGGCGATCATCACAACGACCACAAACAGAAGCTGATGATCTTTGTAAGCCAGCGCCTGCCATAAATCCAAATGCTCCAACTGAATTTCAAGAAGTCAag GGTAAATCAAAGAAACCAAAAAAGGGTAAAATGTTCAAAGTCGACAACAGGATTCTTGGATTCAGTGTAACCGCGGCTACCGATCGTATTAATGTTGGAGATCGTGATTACGGAGAGGGCGTTTGA
- the LOC130663298 gene encoding speckle-type POZ protein-like, with amino-acid sequence MTLYIELITYLNDDPIFPDEDMISIYYPDPSLSDDFSELYKVQDDRDVMIYVQGVAFPVHKRVLKARCPKLYEMVDHHQHMSDGNDNKVALTDIEPEIFKRVLEFMYTRNVEDLDDHAVGLLEAASNYELKRLKNLCEESLISYYCTVENSEEIKSLAAKCGARLLFANADCLQEEHEEAYQRYSENGTPEEYSSSD; translated from the exons ATGACACTGTACATCGAACTCATAACTTACTTAAATGATGATCCTATATTTCCTGACGAGGATATGATTAGTATTTATTATCCAGATCCCAGTTTATCAGATGATTTCTCGGAGTTATATAAAGTTCAAGATGACCGTGATGTAATGATTTATGTGCAGGGTGTTGCATTTCCAGTCCATAAAAGAGTATTGAAAGCACGGTGTcctaaattatatgaaatggTTGATCATCATCAACACATGTCTGATGGCAATGATAACAAAGTAGCTCTTACGGACATAGAGCCAGAGATATTTAAAAGAGTTTTAGAATTTATGTACACTCGGAATGTTGAGGACTTGGATGATCATGCAGTAGGTTTGCTAGAAGCTGCTTCGAACTATGAATTAAAGAGACTGAAAAATCTGTGTGAAGAATCCCTCATCAGCTACTATTGTACCGTCGAAAATTCTGAAGAAATTAAATCGTTGGCTGCTAAGTGTGGTGCCAGACTATTGTTCGCGAACGCCGATTGTTTACAAGAAGAACACGAAGAGGCCTATCAACGTTATTCAGAAAAtg gcacACCGGAGGAATACAGTTCATCAGACTAG
- the LOC130663044 gene encoding speckle-type POZ protein-like, translating to MPLKKIEQNAHKEYHTWKVENMSEAFAKVDPDEDQFPNYPVKKTHYFSTKFQGHVVDWCVTLNFCNNKLKCGCEIIFDAVKKLEPKNHVTCNFYLIDADKNKFFLGRKNRKFDNSPVSYCSRVSVSCLPYLPNTIDKLLPNDTMTLYFELITYLDDDPIFPDERMYYTYYPDPNSSGDFSELYKVQDDRDVMIYVQGVAFPVHKRVLKARCPKLYEMVDYHQHMSDGNDNQVALTDIEPEIFKRVLEFMYTRNVEDLDDHAVGLLEAASNYELTRLINLCEQSLTSYYFTNENAEEIESLANKCGASKLFSNVKTLQLLHTVNKANAIQKMAHRRN from the exons AtgcctttaaaaaaaatcgaacaaAACGCTCATAAAGAATATCATACATGGAAAGTTGAAAATATGAGTGAAGCATTCGCAAAAGTAGATCCGGACGAGGACCAGTTTCCAAATTATCCTGTTAAGAAGACTCACTACttttctacaaaatttcaaGGTCATGTCGTTGACTGGTGCGTCACattgaatttttgtaataataaattgaagtGTGGATGCGAGATAATTTTCGACGCTGTTAAAAAATTGGAACCTAAGAATCATGTCACCTGTAATTTTTACCTGATCGATGccgacaaaaataaattttttcttggacGAAAGAACCGGAAATTTGATAATTCTCCGGTTTCTTATTGTTCTAGAGTAAGTGTATCCTGTTTACCTTACTTACCGAACACAATAGATAAACTACTTCCAAATGATACGATGACACTGTACTTCGAACTCATAACTTACTTGGATGATGATCCTATATTTCCTGACGAGCGTATGTATTATACCTATTATCCAGATCCCAATTCATCAGGTGATTTCTCGGAGTTATATAAAGTTCAAGATGaccgtgatgttatgattTATGTGCAGGGTGTTGCATTTCCAGTCCATAAAAGAGTATTGAAAGCACGGTGTcctaaattatatgaaatggTTGATTATCATCAACACATGTCTGATGGCAATGACAACCAAGTAGCTCTTACGGACATAGAGCCAGAGATATTTAAAAGAGTTTTAGAATTTATGTACACTCGAAATGTTGAGGACTTGGATGATCATGCAGTAGGTTTGCTAGAAGCTGCTTCGAACTATGAATTAACAAGACTGATAAATCTGTGTGAACAATCCCTCACCAGCTACTATTTTACCAACGAAAATGCTGAAGAAATTGAATCATTGGCTAACAAGTGTGGTGCCAGCAAATTATTCAGTAACGTCAAGACGTTACAACTACTACACACTGTAAATAAAGCCAACGCTATTCAGAAAAtg gcacACCGGAGGAATTAA
- the LOC130664279 gene encoding phosphatidylinositol N-acetylglucosaminyltransferase subunit A-like, with the protein MHQVKHRICMVSDFFYPNMGGVEEHIFNLSQCLLGRGHKVVVMTHSYGDRVGIRYMTNGLKVYYLPIKVFYNQCVLPTMICSLPLIRYIFIREKIEIIHGHSAFSALAHEGMLIGRLLGLKTVFTDHSLFGFADTSAVLTNKCLQISLADCNHCICVSHTGKENTVLRAKVHKDRVSVIPNAVDTALFTPDISKRKSNCITIVVVSRLVYRKGVDLLAQIIPKICSRHQDVQFLIGGDGPKRWLIEEIRERNLLQHRVTLLGSLEHSQVRHVLNKGHIFLNTSLTEAYCMAIVEAASCGLQVVSTEVGGIPEVLPPELIYLVEPKVDALVEALEQAIADYKSGNIICPYQVHDKIVSIYNWFNITKRTEIIYDSVHREGKKTIGEQLANYLSSGVLPYLLMVSLCYIVLQILEYFVPRKYIDVANDYNQPEQNSKSKKNRST; encoded by the exons tatggtgtcagattttttttaccccaaCATGGGAGGAGTAGAGGagcatatatttaatttatcacaatGTTTACTTGGTCGTGGACACAAAGTTGTGGTGATGACACATTCCTATGGAGATCGAGTGGGTATTCGCTACATGACAAATGGTCTAAag gtCTACTATTTGccaataaaagtattttataatcaGTGCGTTCTTCCAACAATGATATGCTCACTTCCGTTgataagatatatatttattagagaaaaaattgaaataattcacGGGCATTCGGCATTTTCAGCTCTAGCACATGAAGGAATGCTGATTGGAAGACTTCTGGGTTTAAAA aCAGTATTTACGGACCATTCCCTGTTTGGTTTCGCTGATACATCAGCGGTCTTGACGAATAAATGCCTTCAGATATCATTAGCAGACTGCAATCATTGCATCTGCGTATCGCATACTGGGAAAGAGAACACTGTGCTACGTGCCAAAGTTCACAAAGACCGTGTGTCAGTGATTCCTAACGCCGTGGACACGGCATTGTTCACTCCAGACATCAGCAAGAGGAAAAGTAACTGCA TCACAATTGTCGTGGTGTCTCGGCTGGTTTATCGCAAAGGTGTCGATTTATTAGCGCAGATAATTCCCAAGATATGCTCGCGGCATCAAGACGTCCAGTTTTTAATAGGCGGCGATGGTCCTAAGCGCTGGCTTATTGAAGAGATAAGAGAACGCAATTTACTCCAGCATCGGGTTACTTTGCTAGGAAGTCTAGAACACTCCCAAGTGCGTCACGTTTTAAATAAAGgtcacatttttttaaacactagTCTTACGGAGGCCTATTGTATGGCCATTGTTGAGGCTGCTTCTTGCGG gTTGCAAGTCGTATCAACCGAAGTCGGGGGCATACCGGAAGTGTTACCGCCAGAATTAATTTATCTAGTCGAGCCAAAGGTAGACGCTCTTGTAGAAGCTCTCGAGCAAGCGATAGCTGACTACAAAAGCGGAAATATTATCTGTCCTTATCAAGTTCATGATAAAATAGTATCTATTTATAATTGGTTCAATATTACCAAGAGAACGGAGATTATTTACGACTCAGTTCACCGGGAAGGTAAGAAGACCATCGGCGAACAATTagctaattatttatcaagtgGAGTCTTGCCGTATTTGCTTATGGTCTCGCTTTGCTACATCGTACTGCAAATATTGGAATACTTTGTGCCGAGGAAG taCATTGATGTAGCAAATGATTACAATCAACCTGagcaaaattcaaaaagtaagAAGAACAGAAGTACTTGA